The DNA sequence TTCTGTAGCCAGCCAGGTACGCCCCAACTGTTGGCCGGCTGTTGAACTGATGGTGACCGGTGTTTCCGTCAGGCTACCCCCGTCGTGTCCGAGCACCAGCGCTGTCACGTCGGCACTGAATGCATTGCCATTGGCGGCATTGTCCGCAGCCATGGCCCCCAGCGCTACCGCAAGGATATCCGCTCCCGACTGCTTCTGGTTAAGATCGGAGGCATCATCCCGGGCGATACCAAAAACATCGTTGTGATACGCCGCATTTGTTGAGGCATTCCAAAGGACCGTAGCGTCGGAGGCAACATAATTCCGATTGATGGTGAGCCCGTACTTAATCGCCAGATAGGATTCGATCGGCCCCAAATTGGCAGAAACATCGTCGCTGTAAACCAGCAATTCGCTGAGTTCAAAGCTCCCGCCGGCATGGTTGGCTACATAGGCCTCCCCGATGGAATACGCCCCACCACCATCTGTGTCTATGCCTTGCGATGTCACAACAGGCGTTCCCGCAACCGCATTCAGGTATGTGGTATACTGTGTGCCCGTGTAATTGGCCGTAACCAGTGACCAATTGGCTGCATCCGCCGCCGTTCCTGGTGAGTAAGCAAGCAAGTTACTGGCAAAGCTGTTGTCGAAAGCACCCCACGCAGCGCTGGCATTGCCACGCTCAATCCGATGCTCTGCCCCCTGCCCCGATAAATTGAAAACAGATTCGAAATCGGCTGACCCTTCATCAACAAGCACTGCAAAGATGGTGATTGTGTTGTCGTCATCCATGTTCAGGCCCTGCGTACCTTGCAGATACTCTGTTGATGCATTCCATTCCAGCGAAGGGTTGTAGTTCACCCCGGCGCTGTTCTGTGTAATTGTGCCGGCACCAGCAGAAGCGTCATTGCTTTTGCTACTCTGGTCAGCCCATGTAGCCACGTTGCCAGATGCCAGCGACACGCCGGCATCTGCTTTAAGCCATAATTCCAGATTGGCATTCACGCCACCCGGCATTACCAGATCAGCGCTAAAGCTAAAAAACGCACCATTGGCAAAATCTACCGTTGTGCTCAGCGTACCGTCTCCGTTATCAGTCAGGGCTGTTTCTGTTGGTGAAGTAAACGCGCTGCTGCTGCTGACAATAAGATGGGTTACCCCGTAGGTGTCAGGGATTTGGATTTCAACGGTCCCTACGGTGCCTGTCTCGGCGACATTCCAGACACGCGTCATCCGTGTGTTGGTGGCTGTGCCGGCAAATGCAGTAGACACTCCCGTGCCGGCATTGTCGTGGCCCCAGGCCATAAACGTCAAATCTGCATCGAAGGTATTTGCATTGGATGCATTTTCGGCTGCCAGCGTCCCAAGTCCTATTTCAACAATTCCCCCACTTGCGCTGGTTGCCTGTTTTTGGTCGAGCGCAGATCCGTCGTCGCGACCTATACCAGCCACGTCGTTGTGATACGACGCGTTTGCTGTAGCATCCCATATCGTAGACCCATCGCTGGCCAGGTAGTCGTGCCCCAGCATCAGGCCGTATTTGAGTGCAAGATAGCTTTCCACCTTGTTCAGGCTAACGGTGGACAATTCCTGCTCGTAAGCAACAACCTCAAGTATGTCCCCATCAAAGCCGGCTCCGGAACTGCTTTGTCCCACATAGGCAAACGAAGCCGTAGTATTCATCACACGCGGACTTCCTCCTAGCGTGCTCAGGCCAGTGATTTCGGTGCCGTTGAGATACATCTGCCACTCATTGGATTGGGCTGCATCCGGCAATGTGAAACTGGCCAGCGTGGGCTGTCCATCTGAAAGTGGTGATGTATTTGTCCCGTACGTGTGATTGTTCACCCCAATCTTCATCGTCGACTCATTAAACGTAAAGCCAATTCGCCTGCCCACAGCATCTGTCCCGTGATTCATAATCGACAGTTCGCTTTCATTATCGGGTATGGCTACAAACAGGTAGCTACGTGGATTGGTTGTCCCGGGCAAAAGGGCGGGATCCAGCGAAAAGTACTGCGGCTGGGTTTTATCAAACGTGATACCCGGATGGTAATTGAGCGTACCACTCGTTAATGTCGGCTGTTGCGCAGTTGTACCCTGGGAAGCATCGTTGCTGTTACTGCTCTGATCAGCCCAGTCAGTCACACTGCTGCCGCTCGTTGTAGTGCCGGCATCTGCCTTTAGCCATAATTGCAGGTCAGTATCCACACCACCGGGCGCAACCAGCGGCTCCGGTCTATCCAGCGTCGAGGTGTAGTAGCCGTTTCCGTGTGTGCCAATCGCCACATATCCATCGCTATTGCGGATGTCGATCATATCGACAATCACATTGCCTATATCCGTGGGCCCTTCCTGCGTCCACACGGTAGAGATGCCATTGAGGGTAGTTGTTGCATACAACCCGGTGCTGGTGCCTGCAAAATACTGTGACTCAGCATCAGAGATTTTCCCAATTTTGATCCACCGTACAGAAGGGCCACTCCCGCTGCCGTCTACATTCTCCTCCAGCGAACCACTGATGTCGGTCCAGGATGCGCCGGCGTCATCAGAATGAAAAACACTTTTTACCGAGTAGTTGGAGAATACTACAACCACTTCATCCGCGTTTTCTGGATGCACCGCAATGCTATTTACATAGGCACTGCCCGGAAAAAGACCCGACGTAATATCTACGGCAGCAGGATCACCTGTGTCCGCATTGTCAAGTCGATACACCTTGCCAACCGACGTGCCGTAATACACCCGGTGATCGGGGTTGGACTCCGATGCAACCACTGCGCTGATCACCCCGCCCCCACTCGTTGTTGAATTGGACAGCGTTTGCCACCCGATGGTGTGTGTTGAGCCTTGATAATTGGGGATGCTAGACAGGCTCGTGTTCCGGTAGATGCGCTGCGTTCCCGGCAAATACATAATCTCGCTATCATTCGGATCCAGCACAAACGGATGGATAAACAGGTAACTAGAAATCAAGCTTGTGGAGACGAGTGCCCACGATGTCAACTGATTGGAAGTGTTGTACGTAAGGCGATAAATCTGCCCGTTCTGAAACGAGGCATACCGGAGGTCACCATCATCCAGCAAAGACACAAAGGCCCCATCTCCACTCCAAATTTGCTCTCCAAGCGTTGAGGCATCCGGGTCGTCCACAAACCAGGTCCCGTTGTCCTGCGTCCCGCCCAGCAATGCCATATTGGCTTCAGACGTGTGGTCCACTGCAACGGAGTAAAACTGGCCGCTCAGGTAACCCCGATTTAGCGAGGTCCAGGATACTTCCGCAGCCAGATTGTTGGCTGTACGATGGATACCGCCATCACTGCCTGAGTACATGATATCAGGGTCTGTTGGCGAGAAAACAAGGATATGCTGATCAGCATGATGTGGTCCAGACCAGTCGTCAGTTGCCCCCGAGTAGCCCCCAATCCAATCGGTACTTGTGGTTTGAAAACCATCCCGGGAACGATAGAGCGAGGTGCCGCCAATAAAAACCGTGTGTTCGTCATCGGGTTTGACAGCAATAAGCAGATCATAACCACTCTGAGAATCAAAGACGCCATTGGAAAACGAGCCGAAACCCGGAATATTGGCAGAACGGTTCACCCATGTAGTTGTCGAATGGGTATACTTCCAGAGGGAGTGGTCGTAGGTGCCCGCACCGGGAGTATTGGTAATTGTGTAGAGCACATCTTCATTGGAAGGCGCAAGCGCAAGCGCTGTACGCGACGAGCCAACGGCCCAGCCCACCGGCTTGATGTTGCTCCAGGTTATCCCATCCGTTGATCGCCAGATGCCGGCGTTTGTACCGGTTAGTGCTGCGTAAAGTACACCCGTAGAAGAAATCACAACATCCGCATACAACGCACCCGAACTGGATAACACCTCGGTCCACGAAGTACCGCCGTCCACGCTGCGGTAAATCCCGCCATACGTAGCGGCATATACTTCATCTTGCGCAAGGTTGGAGGCATCTGTGACGACACGCCAGATGAAGTCCATTTCCTGGTCAAAAGACTCCGGCCGGCCTGTCGAGGTACTGGCAAGCAGCGTCCACGAGTCTCCCCCATCCGTCGATTTGTAAATCCCGTCTCCATAAAAATAGGCCCCGCTTGCGGAAGCACTGTTGCCCGAGAGTTCGCCGGTGCCAGCATACCAGGTATCTGTATTGCCGACACGCGTATCCTGCACAATTGAGGTCACGCTCAGTAGTTGCGTTGGCGTCAGGGTTTGTGTCCAGCTTGTACCGCCATTGGTAGACTTCCAGATACCGCCTGATACAGCCCCAGCTATAAGTGTGTTGGCATCTGTGGCGTCAACGGCAAGGGCGCGGGTACGGCCCCCCAGTGTATCCGGTCCGGCCTGCGTCCAGACGGCCGGCGCACGTTTGGCCAATGATTGTGTCTGCCGGGCCATTGCGCGCGAAAAAACGAGCTCCTTTTGTTTGATGTTTGGAGGCAAAGCGCCGGTCGCAGGATCTTTTGTGCGTTCAAACTCCCAGCGGGAGCGTGATTCCGGGGTATTGGTGGGCGCTTCCGGAACGGCGGGTGGATGTTCGGGAAGAGCCAGATACAGGATGCCCAACAGGGCCAGACAGAGCGTGCCGGCTAGTACAGTGGATACTCGCATACGTGTGGTAATAAAAGCGCGACATATCGCGCTGAATTATTCGGTGATAGCAGGTACGAGATGGCGCGTACCTGGATGCCGCGTGTTACAGGTTGAGGTGTGGAGGGTACTGTGGTGGCGGGCAAATCATCGTTTGCACGTTTGGTAGGTGTATCGCCCTGAAACCTGCCTGGATAAGCATAAAATCTATCCTTGCGCTGGTAGCTGGATGTGTCGTGGCAAAAAAAATCCACGCGACTAATTTTTTCGGATGCGTGGCCGATGACTCTGAAAAGCTCTATAACTGCGCTCCTGTCAAGCGTCGCCGGTCCCTCTTACACACAACGGCATTCCATCTGCCAGCCGGCCCCATGGCTTGTCCGCAGCCTGTATTTTTAGAATAAACTCTCTACAGACCATGATTGAGGTTGGCGGCTACTCCCGGAGCCTGGAAATGCTGTACGCATTCTCCTCAAACAATCATCAGATAAGCACCCGACAACAACGCCTGTCGACAGGTAATGCTATTAACCGGGCTGAAGAAGACGCTGCCGGCATCAGCATTGCTGCACGACTGGAATCTCGCATCAGGGGCCAGGCCCAGGCGCTCGCAAATATTGAGGATGCCAAAAGTCTGCTTAACATTAAAGAGCAAAACCTTACCAGCGTCCAGGAAATCCTGATTACCATGCAGGAGAAGGCAACCCAGGCGGCAAACGATACCCTCGACTCCCAAGCCCGAGATCTCGTTACCCGGCAGCTGCAGTCGCTTGCAGCGGAGATTACCACGACGCTCACCACGGCTTCTTATGGTGATGTATCGCTCAATACTTCATCAGCGTTTACCTTTCAAGTAGGTGAAGAAGCAAGCGAGTCATTTGTTGTGGAGAACAGCGACGAACAGGCAGAAACATTGAGCCTGGGTACGTTGAATGACGGCATTGCGTCATGGGACGCACTTTCGGGCACCGGGTATATCATGTATACCGAGACAGATATTTTCACGCGCTTTGGCGCTAACCCCGGATTTAATACAGCAGAAAATCTGGTTGCCGTAGTAAACCAGGGTGGACAATGGTACTGGAGCAGTTGGGGAGGCCTGACCGCATTTACGCCGGAAAACTCGGATCAATTGCTGGCTGAAGTAGATTTTGACAGCGATACGGTGGTAAACCTTGAGGGCACGGAAACCACCATAGAGGGCATCAGCGCCGGCTATGAAAGCGGTGACCTTGTCATCACACCCAACCAATTCGGGACCCCGCCCGCCGGCTCTCCCGAGGACTTCCATGTGCAGGGCACATCGGTTGTTATCCCCCCGCCAACGCTGGCTGATGAGCTGACATTTTCTGCTGCCCAACTCACTGTATCAACAGCCGCCGCTGCACGATCTCTCATGGGCAGTGTTGAATCAGCGCTCGAAACCCTGAATACAGAAATACAGGCCATTGGCGAATACCAGCAAATGTTGACACTCAAAAGCGAATTTCTGAGCACGAAGCGAATCAACGCTTCTCAGGCAAAAAGTAGAATCATGGATGCTGACTTTGCCAAAGAACAAATCGAACTGGCCAAACTGGAAATACTGCAAAACACAGGCGCATCGTCGCTGTCTCAGGCTGTTTCGGACAACAACCTCGTGTTACAACTCCTCTAGCACAACCGCCCGGCAGACGCGGCGTAGCTGCTACGGCGCATCGAGGTAAGATGCCACCAATTCATTGAACCGCGACAGGCCGGCCTCCAGGTATGGCAGTGGTAATGCTGAGCTGATCCGCAAGTGATGATCCATGCCAAAACAATCACCCGGTACCATCAGCACACTCTTTTCCTGCCGCAACCGCGCGGCAAACCGGGTTGAATTGACCGGAAGATTATAACGCACAAAAGAAAGCGCTGATGCCCGTGGCGGCGCCATCTCAAAGACACCGGGATGGACACGCAAGTACCTGTTGAGGGTCGCAAATCCGGTTTGGATGAGCGCACGCGTTCGGTTGATCAGTGCAGATCGGACATCAAGGGCAGCGCTGGCCAGTATGTTTGAAAGCATCGTGGTGCTCACCACGGCGTACTCGTGCCGGCGCCACAACGCTTCAATAGTATCGCTGGGTCCAACCATCCACCCGACACGCAGCCCGGGTAACCCGTAAGCCTTGCTCATACTGTTGACAGCAATGACGCGGTCATATTTACCGTAAAGCGTTTCCGTTTCGGGTGCGCCATCGTGTTCGGTGCCGGCGTAGACTTCATCTGCCAAAATCCAGGCTCCCACCCGGTCAGCAACCCGAATGAGCGCCTCAATTTCAGAAGCCGTTAGCATTGATCCCGTTGGATTATTCGGATTCACAATGGAAATCACCCGCGTGTTGTCGCTGACCCGATCCTCCAGTTCTCCAACATCCAGACGCCATCCTTCTGCTTCGTCCAATGCAAGGTGATGCACGTGTACGCCGATATTGGCTGCCATGCCGCCAAACTGCAAATAGGTGGGTCGCAACGCCAGCACGTCATCGCCGGGTGCAAGCAACGTTGTAGCCGCCAGCAAATTTGCCTCGGAAGCACCAACAGTTACCAGTACATTTTCAGCTGTTGCATCAGGATAAAGCGCAGCAATTTTTTCTCGCAATGCCTCGGCGCCATTTACCTCGGGATAGTTAATTGGTACATCCGCAAGATCACCAAATCCGAGCCCTGCCATTTCAAGCAACTCAGCCAGTTTCACCGGATGTACGCCGCTTTCCGAGTAGTTGTAGTCAACAAACTGCTCGTTTTCTGACAGAAATTGCTCCAGCGTAAAAGGCTTAAAGGTCATGGGCAAGGCTCCGGGATATTTAGCCGATTGACGAACGCACAGCTACAGGCTCGAGCGTGGTCAGCTCAGAAATTTTAACCAATCGGTTTTCCTTGATGCTTTTACGGGCAGCGATACCTACTAGACTAGACATTGCGCCGTCGCGAAAGCCGGCTGACTGGCGGTATGGGTCGGGCGCATCCGGGTTTACAAAGATTTTGTCTTTCAAACGCGTATCTCCTCCACCGTGTCCGCCGCCCCCATGCGGTACCTGGATCAATTGGGTGTAGCCAAAATTATCTGTTAGACGGAGCTCGTCGTAAGCCTCTCTCGGCCAGGGTTGGCGTTCCTGAACCCAGGCTTCAAGCCGGCCCTTGGTGCCATTAAACGCAATGCGGTACCCTTCATAAGGCGAGTAGGTGGTACAGGAATAAGAGACCTGCACATCGTTCGCGTACTTAATTTGCGCACCCATTTTGTCGTAGATGTCAATTTCATCCGACCACACGCATCCATCGCGCAGGTATCCGTCGTGATGTTCGTGGTCTACGTAGAGCTTCTTCAGGGTCTCATTTTTGGTGATATCCCAATGAAAATCACAAGATTGCTTGTGGGGACAGCTACGGCAGTTTGTATGCCGGAAATCATTGTTGCTGCCGTAAAACTCCAGGCCACCGTGCGCAAACACTTGCGTAGGTTCTGAATCGAGCCACCAGTTTAGCAGGTCAAAATGATGGGCTGCTTTGTGCACCCATAGCGAGCCGCCAAACTTTTCTTTGCCATGCCACCGGCGGAAGTAATCCGCCCCGTGGTATACATCCAAATACCAGTGAAAATCGACCGAAGTTACTCGCCCGATTTCACCTTGCATGAGCAACTCTTTCATTTTTTGACGGTGCGGCGAGTAGCGATAGTTGAACGTAACGGTGAGATTTTTACCCGTCTCCGCTTGTTTATCGATAATCGCCTGGCATTTCTGCTCGTCTGTGGTCATCGGCTTTTCCGAAATCACGTCACAGCCAAAGTCCATCGCTTTAACGATGAACTCGTGATGGGTGGAATCGACGGTGGTTACAATCACCATGTCGGGTTTGCCTTCACGCAGCATCAGATCAAAATCTGTATACGTTTTACAGTCCACGCCGATATACGCCTTGCCATAGGCCAGCCGGCCCGGGTTGTTGTCGCACAGCCCTACAAATTCCACTTCGTCAGCGTATTCACGCGCCACAGAACGTCCCCACATGGTAGTGCCGCGGATGCCCGTGCCTACCAGGGCTACTTTCATCTTTGCCTTTTTTGCCCCAAAAGCAATCCCCGGCCCTACAGCAGTTCCTGCAACAGCTGCGCTACTTGTTGCCAAAAATTCCCTACGCGACACATTTTTGTTGCTGTGCATAATGATTCCTCAATCAAAATTTCCCAAATGCGGTGGACATCAAGTTGTGGTATGTGGCTGATTGTGCCAGGCACGCCAATATAAACAGAAATACTACAAATTGAGGGGATAACTCACCAAAATCGACCTATCAGCAACAGAAGAAAAAACCTCAACAAAGTGGGTTTTAATACCGGTCTCCGTGCAGATCGCATTCGCTCCTGCCCCTACTGCAAGCAATTTGGGCAACTGATTTTTTGATTTTTGAAAACGGTTTCATAAATTCCTGAAAAGGTTTTCAAAAAAAGGAATGGCTACACCACCTCATCCATGCCTGCTGACATTTAATCTCCCTCCTAAAAACGATTAAACATTATGCGTTTGAACAAGCTACTATGTTTTGCACTTTCACTGCTTTTGATGCCGGGGCTGGTTTCTCAATTAGCCACCGCACAGGATGTAGTCTTTGATGACATGGAGCATGCAGATCCAGACAACAATGGCTGGTTTGCCTTTGGCAGTGACATTGGCGGTGGCGGGTATGCCATCGAAGACATGGACCTCCCTGCTGACAACGGTGGCGCAGCTGCGCTTAGCGTTGGCTTTGGCGGTGCAGCCGGCTTCATTGGCGGGTTTGGACGTACCAACCCGGTGGACCTTAGCAATGTGGACCATTTCAATTTCTGGATCAACCCGGCAGCCGACCAAAGCTATACGCTCGAAATCAACTTCCAGGATGATGACAACGGCGATGACGACATCCCCAACCCGTCTGCCGATGACGATGAATACCAGTTCAACTGCGTCGTTGGCCCTAACGGCCCTTGTGCTGTGAGTGGTGGTGGCTGGCAGTTGGTTGAAATCCCGTTTTCGGAGTTGTTTGATGACAATTCGTTTCATACCGGGGGCAACGCGGCCTTCGATCCAACGCCAACCTCTGCGGGCGGCAACGGGCAACTGGTCAACGTTGTGATCGCAATTATTGGCACCGGTACGGATGCCAACTTCCTGACAGATTACTGGGTGTTTACCCAGGGTGCGCTGTCAACGGACATCGAAGAAGCCGGCATCCCAACGGACTTCGCGCTCATGCAGAACTACCCCAACCCCTTCAATCCATCAACTGCCATCACGTTTAATATGCCACAGGCGGAAACGGTGAATCTCTCCGTGTTCAACCTCCTGGGCCAGCGTGTTGCTACGTTGATCGACGGGGCACAGCTGCAGTCCGGACAGCACACCGTTTCTTTTGATGCCACCAACCTGCCAACAGGCATGTACATCTACCGCCTAACCGCTGGCACCTCGTTTGCGCAAACGCGCCGCATGACGCTGGTGCGCTAAATACAGGTAATAACGGAACACGAAAGGCCAGGCTGACGATGCGTCAGCCTGGCCTTTTTTATGAATGTCGATTCTCGAGCGCCAAATGCCGCTTGGTTTATTTTGGCGCTTTCGCCGCCAATCAACAGCCAGATCCCACAAACCGGCGTCTCCGATATACAGGCTGTCTCAAGATTAGTCCAGCAAAGGGGCCCACAGCATCGCAATACGGGCTGTTTTGACTGTATTTAAGGTGTGGCGCAATTTCTGCTTTCTCCTTTCCATAACAAGGGCGCACTTCTTGTTCATCCCCTCGCCAACCGTGACACTGCCATGCAGAATGCTACTATAAAAGCGACGCTTACCCTTGCCCTCCTCTTTTTTACACAACCGCTAATTGCAGCTCCAATGCCGGATGACGACATCCAGCCGGGTGACTTGCTGTTCTTCTGGATCAGCGACAAAGGCCGGCACGTGGGCATTTACCTTGAAGACGGCAAATTCTTTCACGCCTCTACTTCAGAAGGCGTGACGATCAGCCGGCTCGATGCTGATTACTGGCGCTATCGCCTCATCTCCGTCCGCCGTGTAAATCATGACGTATCCCTGGATGCATTGAAGCGCGCCTTCAGGCAATACGACCCTGCAGCCTACAAGTACGGCGCCGTTGGCCCCAATCGATTCGACTGCTCGGGGCTCGTGCAACGCGTATTCAGAGAACACGGTGTTGACTTGCCCCGCACCACGCGCACCCAATTGGGGGTTGGTCGGAAAGTGATGTCGGGCCGCGACTACCTGTTGCGGAACCGGCGATAATGCCGACACAGCGGGATCAGGCCTAATCGGATCTTTGCAGCAATTTGGTTAAGTTGCCCTCTCACAACCTAGCCCAAATGCAAGCTTAGCTCGTGAATTTGCCGCACCTGCCTCCCAACACCATAGCACTCAGCGCATCCAGACTTATCCTAACAGGCTATTGCTGGATGTGCTGTTTTTCCCTGCTCCTGTGCATCAACCAATCAGCAGTGGCACAATCAGCGGCTGATTGGCTCATCGATAATTCCGCTTACCCGGCACGTATAACTACAGATGAATCTGCTGACAAAGTGGTCCTCTCAAACGGACTCATTGCCCGCACCTTTAAACTCGCACCAAACGGTGCGACGATTGGGTTTGATAACCTGATTACCAGTGAATCCATCCTGCGGGGCGTAAAACCCGAAGCGGTAGTCCTGATCGACAGCGTGCGGTATGCCATTGGCGGACTTACCGGACAACCCAACTATGCTTACCTTCAGCCTGGTTGGATTGACACGATGGTATCAGATTCCACTGCATTTCAATTTGTAGGCTATGAGACATGGTCCATCGAAGCGCCATTTGGCTGGAAGAGGGTCAGGCATCATGACGAAGATCTTGCGTGGCCGCCCAAAGGTGTGGCGCTGCGTATGGACTATCAACCGCCAGCGCACGCAACTTGGCTGGAAGGGGTCACTGTTTCTGTGCACTACGCGCTATATGACGGCATCCCGGCCTACAGTAAGTGGATCACGGTTCAGAACAACGCAGATGCGACAATCAACCTCGACGCGTTTACGAGCGAAATACTGGCCGCTGTGGAGCCGGCATCTTGGGTTGAAACGCGCGGCGTGCCCATGCCGACGCCCAACCTGCACGTAGAAACCGATTACGCCTTTGGTGGCATGCGTCCGGAGAATGCCAACCGGCTGTCTGTGCATTGGGTTAAAGATCCAGACTACGACACCCAGGTAAACTACCTCCGTACCACTCCTGCCCTGTTAGAAGTGCGGCCGACATACGGCCCCAATCAAACCATTAACGCAGGGAGTACCTTCACCTCTTTCAGGGCATATATACTCGTTTATGATACTACAGAAAGAGAACGCAAAGGCCTGGCAAAGCGCAAATTCTACAGGACCATTGCCCCGTGGGTTACCGAAAACCCGATTATGATGCATGTACGTTTTGCAGATTGGGAAAGCGTAAAGAAGGCCATTGACCAGGCAGCTGAAGTTGGATTCGAAATGGTGATTCTGACGTTTGGCAGCGGGTTCGACATCGAAAACCAGGACCCGGCCTATCGGGCAGAAATGAAACGTTACGCGAGCTATGCCCAATCCAAAGGCGTGGAACTGGGTGGGTATTCGCTGTTATCGAGCCGGCGTATTGAACCAGATTCAGATAACACGGTCAATCCGGATACCGGCGAACCCGGCGGCCAAACCCATGGCTTCAGCCCGGCGCTCGCGAGCCCCTGGGGACAAGCATACTTCGACAACCTGTATGACTTTTACAGCACCTCCGGCTTCACCCTCCTCGAACACGACGGCTCTTACCCGGGTGACCTCGATGCAGCCGCCCGCCCTCCCCTGCAAAAGGGCGTACACGACTCGCGTTGGGTGCAGTGGCAGATCATTGCTGATTTCTACAAGTGGTGCCGGGCGCAGGGTATTTACCTGAATGTGCCCGACTGGTACTTCCTCGTCGGCTCAACCAAAGTGGCAATGGGCTATCGGGAAACAAACTGGTCCCTCCCCCGCATCCAGCAGGTGATTCACGCGCGACAGAATATCTACGATGGGACATGGGACAAAACTCCTTCGATGGGCTGGATGTTTGTCCCGCTCACAGAGTACCACGGCGGCGGCGAGGCTGCTACGATTGAGCCGCTGGACACGCACCTGTCCCATTATGAGCAAATGTTAGCCAACAACATGGGCGCCGGCGTCCAGGCCGCCTACCGCGGCCCGCGCCTGTACGACACCCCGCGTACCAAAGCGATGGTAATGAAATGGGTGAACTGGTACAAACAGTACCGTGACATCCTCGAAAGTGATCTCATCCACGGCCGCCGCGCAGATGGGCGGGATATCGATTGGATGCTGCACGTAAATCCCTTTCTCGAAGAAAAAGGGATGCTCGTTGTATTTAACCCACTCAAAGAAGAAGTCAGCCGCACGCTAAGGGTCCCGCTGTATTATACAGGCTTAACAGACAGCGCTGTTGTTGGGCACGCAGGTA is a window from the Bacteroidota bacterium genome containing:
- a CDS encoding aminotransferase class I/II-fold pyridoxal phosphate-dependent enzyme, whose amino-acid sequence is MTFKPFTLEQFLSENEQFVDYNYSESGVHPVKLAELLEMAGLGFGDLADVPINYPEVNGAEALREKIAALYPDATAENVLVTVGASEANLLAATTLLAPGDDVLALRPTYLQFGGMAANIGVHVHHLALDEAEGWRLDVGELEDRVSDNTRVISIVNPNNPTGSMLTASEIEALIRVADRVGAWILADEVYAGTEHDGAPETETLYGKYDRVIAVNSMSKAYGLPGLRVGWMVGPSDTIEALWRRHEYAVVSTTMLSNILASAALDVRSALINRTRALIQTGFATLNRYLRVHPGVFEMAPPRASALSFVRYNLPVNSTRFAARLRQEKSVLMVPGDCFGMDHHLRISSALPLPYLEAGLSRFNELVASYLDAP
- a CDS encoding Gfo/Idh/MocA family oxidoreductase, producing MHSNKNVSRREFLATSSAAVAGTAVGPGIAFGAKKAKMKVALVGTGIRGTTMWGRSVAREYADEVEFVGLCDNNPGRLAYGKAYIGVDCKTYTDFDLMLREGKPDMVIVTTVDSTHHEFIVKAMDFGCDVISEKPMTTDEQKCQAIIDKQAETGKNLTVTFNYRYSPHRQKMKELLMQGEIGRVTSVDFHWYLDVYHGADYFRRWHGKEKFGGSLWVHKAAHHFDLLNWWLDSEPTQVFAHGGLEFYGSNNDFRHTNCRSCPHKQSCDFHWDITKNETLKKLYVDHEHHDGYLRDGCVWSDEIDIYDKMGAQIKYANDVQVSYSCTTYSPYEGYRIAFNGTKGRLEAWVQERQPWPREAYDELRLTDNFGYTQLIQVPHGGGGHGGGDTRLKDKIFVNPDAPDPYRQSAGFRDGAMSSLVGIAARKSIKENRLVKISELTTLEPVAVRSSIG
- a CDS encoding T9SS type A sorting domain-containing protein; the protein is MRLNKLLCFALSLLLMPGLVSQLATAQDVVFDDMEHADPDNNGWFAFGSDIGGGGYAIEDMDLPADNGGAAALSVGFGGAAGFIGGFGRTNPVDLSNVDHFNFWINPAADQSYTLEINFQDDDNGDDDIPNPSADDDEYQFNCVVGPNGPCAVSGGGWQLVEIPFSELFDDNSFHTGGNAAFDPTPTSAGGNGQLVNVVIAIIGTGTDANFLTDYWVFTQGALSTDIEEAGIPTDFALMQNYPNPFNPSTAITFNMPQAETVNLSVFNLLGQRVATLIDGAQLQSGQHTVSFDATNLPTGMYIYRLTAGTSFAQTRRMTLVR
- a CDS encoding NlpC/P60 family protein, yielding MQNATIKATLTLALLFFTQPLIAAPMPDDDIQPGDLLFFWISDKGRHVGIYLEDGKFFHASTSEGVTISRLDADYWRYRLISVRRVNHDVSLDALKRAFRQYDPAAYKYGAVGPNRFDCSGLVQRVFREHGVDLPRTTRTQLGVGRKVMSGRDYLLRNRR
- a CDS encoding alpha-galactosidase; translation: MAQSAADWLIDNSAYPARITTDESADKVVLSNGLIARTFKLAPNGATIGFDNLITSESILRGVKPEAVVLIDSVRYAIGGLTGQPNYAYLQPGWIDTMVSDSTAFQFVGYETWSIEAPFGWKRVRHHDEDLAWPPKGVALRMDYQPPAHATWLEGVTVSVHYALYDGIPAYSKWITVQNNADATINLDAFTSEILAAVEPASWVETRGVPMPTPNLHVETDYAFGGMRPENANRLSVHWVKDPDYDTQVNYLRTTPALLEVRPTYGPNQTINAGSTFTSFRAYILVYDTTERERKGLAKRKFYRTIAPWVTENPIMMHVRFADWESVKKAIDQAAEVGFEMVILTFGSGFDIENQDPAYRAEMKRYASYAQSKGVELGGYSLLSSRRIEPDSDNTVNPDTGEPGGQTHGFSPALASPWGQAYFDNLYDFYSTSGFTLLEHDGSYPGDLDAAARPPLQKGVHDSRWVQWQIIADFYKWCRAQGIYLNVPDWYFLVGSTKVAMGYRETNWSLPRIQQVIHARQNIYDGTWDKTPSMGWMFVPLTEYHGGGEAATIEPLDTHLSHYEQMLANNMGAGVQAAYRGPRLYDTPRTKAMVMKWVNWYKQYRDILESDLIHGRRADGRDIDWMLHVNPFLEEKGMLVVFNPLKEEVSRTLRVPLYYTGLTDSAVVGHAGTSPSVLPLARDYSIELEVTVPAQGMSWYVIKAPSDN